A region of Massilia sp. WG5 DNA encodes the following proteins:
- a CDS encoding FAD-dependent monooxygenase, whose protein sequence is MNRVDVLIAGAGPTGLVLALWLTRQGVGVRIVDKTAGPGTTSRAVVVHARTLELYRQLGLAADVVHAGVVNPGINLWVRGKRRAHISFGDAGADLTPYPFVLVFPQDRHERMLVERLEQMGVEVERDTELAGFEQHQDHVQVELRGPHGTETCEARWLAGCDGAHSPVRHLLGAGFEGGTYDQLFYVADVAAAGPAADGQIHLSLDDADFLALFAYANDGQARLIGSIREDRVAPDRELTFDDVGERAIHGLGVEVKQVNWFSTYKVHHRLTDHFRHGRVFVLGDAAHIHSPAGGQGMNTGIGDAINLAWKLKAVLRGHADQRLLDSFEHERMAFARTLVETTDRVFTFVSAEGSFANFVRTRIAPLFVSAAYTVDAVKEFMFRLVSQCMLNYHGSPLSSGSAGKVKGGDRLPWAAGAIMDNYAPTGTVDWQLHVYGVASDALENWCHRAGLALHVFDWERAHERAGLARDAAYLVRPDGYVALADPGARPEALQHYFQQIGYTRFNQAVVPARGRR, encoded by the coding sequence ATGAACCGTGTGGACGTCCTGATTGCCGGCGCCGGCCCGACCGGCCTGGTGTTGGCGCTGTGGCTGACGCGCCAGGGCGTGGGCGTGCGCATCGTCGACAAGACGGCAGGCCCCGGCACGACCTCGCGCGCGGTGGTCGTGCATGCGCGCACGCTGGAGCTGTACCGCCAGCTCGGCCTGGCCGCGGACGTCGTCCACGCCGGCGTGGTGAACCCCGGCATCAACCTCTGGGTGCGCGGAAAGCGGCGCGCCCACATCAGCTTCGGCGACGCCGGCGCCGACCTGACGCCCTATCCCTTCGTGCTGGTGTTTCCCCAGGATCGGCACGAACGCATGCTGGTCGAGCGCCTCGAGCAGATGGGCGTGGAAGTCGAGCGCGATACCGAGCTGGCCGGCTTCGAGCAGCACCAGGACCACGTGCAGGTCGAGCTGCGCGGGCCGCACGGCACCGAAACCTGCGAGGCGCGCTGGCTGGCCGGCTGCGACGGCGCGCACTCCCCGGTGCGGCACCTGCTCGGCGCCGGCTTCGAGGGCGGCACCTATGACCAGCTGTTCTACGTGGCCGACGTGGCCGCCGCCGGACCGGCCGCCGACGGCCAGATCCACCTGTCGCTCGACGACGCCGACTTCCTGGCCCTGTTCGCCTACGCCAACGACGGCCAGGCACGGCTGATCGGCAGCATCCGCGAGGACCGCGTGGCGCCGGACCGCGAACTCACGTTCGACGACGTCGGCGAGCGCGCCATCCACGGCCTCGGGGTCGAGGTCAAGCAGGTCAACTGGTTCTCGACCTACAAGGTGCACCACCGGCTGACCGACCACTTCCGCCACGGCCGCGTGTTCGTGCTCGGCGACGCCGCCCATATCCACAGCCCGGCCGGCGGCCAGGGCATGAACACCGGCATCGGCGACGCCATCAACCTGGCCTGGAAGCTGAAGGCGGTGCTGCGCGGCCACGCCGACCAGCGCCTGCTCGACAGCTTCGAGCACGAGCGCATGGCCTTCGCCCGCACCCTGGTCGAGACCACCGACCGCGTGTTCACGTTTGTGTCCGCCGAAGGCTCGTTCGCGAATTTCGTGCGCACCCGGATCGCCCCGTTGTTCGTCAGCGCGGCGTACACCGTCGATGCGGTCAAGGAGTTCATGTTCCGGCTGGTGTCGCAGTGCATGCTGAACTACCACGGCAGCCCGCTGAGCAGCGGCAGCGCCGGCAAGGTCAAGGGCGGCGACCGCCTGCCCTGGGCGGCCGGCGCCATCATGGACAACTACGCGCCCACCGGCACCGTCGACTGGCAGCTGCATGTGTACGGCGTCGCCAGCGACGCGCTCGAAAACTGGTGCCACCGCGCCGGGCTGGCCCTGCACGTGTTCGACTGGGAGCGCGCGCACGAGCGGGCCGGGCTGGCGCGCGACGCCGCCTACCTGGTGCGGCCCGACGGCTATGTGGCGCTGGCCGATCCGGGCGCGCGGCCGGAGGCGCTGCAGCATTACTTCCAGCAGATCGGCTACACGCGTTTCAACCAAGCCGTCGTTCCCGCGCGGGGACGACGTTGA